A stretch of Lathyrus oleraceus cultivar Zhongwan6 chromosome 6, CAAS_Psat_ZW6_1.0, whole genome shotgun sequence DNA encodes these proteins:
- the LOC127094665 gene encoding uncharacterized protein LOC127094665, which produces MGSERRNTLPLKFKLPRVDTLITLRNKVTPCKKNNFICRYGWILDLITTPIEVSALVVLSQYYDPPLRCFTFQDFQLAPTIEEYERFIGWYMKDHPPFTKLGKPLIPESVVEALHLPIKEVSLGLGPRGFARKFLEEKAWALEIEGKWLPFSAILAQLIYGVVLFPNDDDYINRSIISVFVSGNLVPTLVSDVYYCLHTRHEKRKGVVLSCASLLYTWLISHMPQKGPWVDFLKDLRWSQKFASLTAEALVWYLPASNVEQVIMSCGDFPNVPLMGPRGCINYNLSLALRQLGYPMENKPRVELLKDFILPDVGTENPTLLQRVKRAWTQIHRKGKELGKRDCRAKEPYRQWVVQRAKEVKMPYSVDVPIPPPEPEPVDALKATIAQLTKVNEDLRSKLHALDRDHARLKRKSEEDLELLAESRKKAKIEEDLKEKYQEGLVK; this is translated from the coding sequence ATGGGCTCAGAGAGAAGGAATACCCTCCCACTCAAGTTCAAGCTTCCTAGAGTGGACACCCTGATAACTCTCCGCAACAAGGTGACTCCTTGCAAGAAGAACAACTTCATCTGTAGATATGGATGGATCCTCGATCTCATTACTACTCCGATAGAAGTATCAGCTTTGGTGGTCTTGTCCCAGTATTATGATCCACCTCTCAGATGTTTCACGTTCCAAGACTTCCAGCTGGCTCCAACTATTGAAGAGTATGAGAGATTCATAGGTTGGTACATGAAGGACCACCCTCCATTCACTAAGTTGGGCAAACCATTGATACCTGAATCGGTCGTTGAAGCACTCCATCTACCTATTAAAGAGGTCTCCCTTGGTCTGGGACCAAGGGGGTTTGCTAGAAAGTTCTTGGAAGAAAAGGCATGGGCCTTGGAAATAGAGGGGAAATGGCTTCCTTTCAGTGCCATCCTTGCTCAACTGATTTATGGAGTCGTCCTGTTCCCAAATGACGACGACTACATAAACCGCTCCATCATCAGTGTGTTTGTGTCTGGGAATCTTGTCCCTACATTGGTGTCTGATGTGTACTACTGCTTGCACACTAGGCATGAGAAGAGAAAGGGCGTCGTTTTGAGCTGTGCTTCCCTGTTGTATACTTGGCTCATATCTCATATGCCTCAAAAGGGGCCTTGGGTGGACTTCCTGAAAGATTTGAGGTGGTCCCAGAAGTTTGCTTCTCTCACCGCCGAAGCCTTAGTGTGGTACCTTCCTGCCTCTAACGTAGAACAAGTGATCATGAGTTGTGGAGACTTCCCGAACGTGCCACTCATGGGTCCAcgaggttgcatcaattacaacctTTCGTTGGCTCTGAGGCAATTGGGATACCCGATGGAGAATAAACCAAGAGTTGAACTACTGAAGGACTTCATCTTGCCTGATGTGGGAACAGAGAACCCAACTCTGTTGCAGAGGGTTAAGAGAGCTTGGACCCAGATTCATCGCAAAGGCAAAGAGCTAGGCAAGCGTGATTGCCGAGCTAAAGAGCCGTACCGCCAATGGGTGGTGCAAAGGGCTAAGGAAGTCAAGATGCCATACAGTGTGGATGTCCCGATTCCTCCTCCAGAACCAGAACCAGTGGATGCACTGAAAGCAACTATCGCACAGTTGACCAAAGTAAATGAGGACTTGCGATCGAAGCTCCATGCATTGGATAGAGACCATGCTAGGCTGAAAAGGAAGAGTGAGGAGGACCTTGAGCTTTTGGCAGAAAGCAGAAAGAAGGCTAAAATTGAGGAAGATCTCAAAGAGAAGTACCAAGAGGGTTTGGTCAAGTAG